The Engystomops pustulosus chromosome 9, aEngPut4.maternal, whole genome shotgun sequence genome includes a window with the following:
- the LOC140076865 gene encoding uncharacterized protein codes for MTQPTSSMTTKVTKPRCFTTRVTETNSTTKAPKMRSTTRTKCRRKSTPSAITGHQSRPTLTTIAASSLIKVITTSKTTAPTTKVSCRRHFTTSSTTEERNTTFNAQPTSITTTKVTKPPCFTTTRITETSTTTTRPDTECVCRKKSQAGSTTGHTSNPTPIPAINFTFKAHPICINKTKIINTMSSSSIVHPSWPVLILVFISQW; via the exons ATGACTCAACCCACCAGCAGCATGACGACAAAAGTAACTAAGCCTCGATGCTTCACAACAAGAGTAACTGAAACTAACT caaCAACCAAAGCACCAAAAATGAGATCTACTACAAGAACAAAATGTAGAAGGAAGTCTACACCCAGCGCTATCACCGGTCATCAATCCAGACCTACACTGACCACTATTGCTGCCAGTTCCTTAATAAAGGTTATAACAACAAGTAAAACCACAGCACCGACTACCAAGGTCTCATGTAGGAGACACTTTACAACCAGCTCTACCACTGAGGAGCGAAATACTACATTCAACGCTCAACCTACCAGTATCACAACGACAAAAGTAACAAAACCTCCATGCTTCACCACTACACGAATTACAGAAACCAGCA CAACAACCACAAGGCCAGACACAGAATGTGTGTGCAGGAAGAAGTCTCAAGCTGGCTCTACCACTGGTCATACATCCAATCCTACACCGATCCCTGCGATCAACTTTACATTCAAGGCTCATCCCATCTGCATCAACAAGACGAAAATAATAAATACTATGT CATCGTCCTCCATCGTCCACCCAAGTTGGCCTGTGTTGATTTTGGTCTTCATCTCTCAATG gTGA